One Phycisphaerae bacterium RAS2 DNA window includes the following coding sequences:
- the fabG_3 gene encoding 3-oxoacyl-[acyl-carrier-protein] reductase FabG — protein MSLELTQTSLAGKTVLVTGAGRGIGRAIARRLAAAGANAACVSRNADQIQQTRDLVTQQGGRALAVVGDVSNEADVQRIVEATRATLGPIDVLINNAGFAYLSTLVELQPQAFEHLLSANVRSVYLCTRAAWPDLVRQRGAVISISSMASFDPFPGLAAYGATKAFVNLYTRGLAAEGAPHGVRAYAVAPGAVETDMLRGAFPEYPVEQTLAPDDVAALVEALLSPACRHISGQTIPINKK, from the coding sequence GTGTCTCTTGAACTGACTCAAACATCGCTGGCAGGGAAGACAGTGTTGGTGACCGGCGCGGGGCGCGGCATCGGCCGGGCGATCGCGCGGCGGCTCGCGGCGGCCGGGGCAAACGCAGCGTGCGTGTCACGCAATGCGGATCAGATTCAACAGACGCGCGACCTTGTGACGCAGCAGGGCGGACGGGCGCTGGCCGTGGTCGGCGATGTGTCGAACGAGGCCGACGTGCAGCGGATCGTGGAGGCGACGCGCGCGACGCTGGGGCCGATCGACGTACTCATTAACAACGCGGGGTTTGCGTACTTGAGCACGCTGGTGGAATTGCAGCCGCAGGCGTTCGAACACCTGCTGTCGGCCAACGTGCGCTCGGTTTATCTGTGCACCCGGGCGGCCTGGCCCGATCTTGTGCGGCAGCGCGGCGCGGTGATCAGCATCTCTTCGATGGCGTCGTTCGATCCGTTTCCCGGGTTGGCGGCCTACGGCGCGACAAAGGCGTTTGTCAATTTATACACGCGCGGCCTGGCGGCCGAAGGCGCGCCGCACGGCGTGCGGGCTTACGCCGTCGCACCCGGCGCCGTCGAGACCGACATGCTCCGCGGCGCGTTTCCGGAATACCCCGTCGAGCAGACCCTCGCCCCCGACGACGTGGCAGCGCTGGTGGAAGCGCTGCTCTCGCCGGCCTGTCGCCACATCAGCGGGCAAACGATTCCGATTAACAAGAAATGA
- a CDS encoding DinB superfamily protein, producing MNVAELLANRLNLARHWTLSLLGDIPESSWYDCPIPDFGHVAWQVAHLAVSQIGLVHVRCFGKSFTEFAPEPYLKLFGRASKPTNGPAGYPPLGEIKTFFHKTQESTLQLIRSMDNAMLARPTAGDPHPMFSDCAGAAAMAGAHETFHGGQIAMIRRMRGLAPLR from the coding sequence ATGAACGTCGCCGAATTGTTGGCCAATCGACTGAACCTCGCCCGCCATTGGACGCTTAGCCTGCTCGGCGATATCCCGGAATCGTCGTGGTACGACTGCCCAATCCCGGACTTCGGTCACGTCGCGTGGCAGGTGGCGCACCTCGCCGTGTCGCAGATCGGTCTGGTTCACGTGCGCTGTTTCGGCAAGTCGTTCACCGAGTTCGCGCCGGAGCCGTATCTGAAATTGTTCGGGCGCGCGTCGAAACCCACCAACGGCCCGGCGGGCTACCCGCCGCTCGGCGAAATCAAAACGTTTTTCCACAAAACGCAGGAGAGCACGCTGCAGCTCATCCGCTCGATGGACAACGCCATGCTGGCGCGCCCGACGGCCGGCGATCCGCACCCGATGTTCAGCGACTGCGCCGGGGCCGCGGCGATGGCCGGCGCGCACGAGACGTTTCACGGCGGGCAGATCGCGATGATTCGGCGCATGCGCGGACTCGCACCGTTGCGATGA
- the sppA_2 gene encoding Putative signal peptide peptidase SppA → MFQRLHRLLNQGLFGIVMGVAAGCAPTGSFKVTALPADLSLKERMVITESVWESNRIALIEVSGILMNSHQMGLFSEGEHPVSLLVEKLQAAAKDDRVKAVVLRINSPGGSVTASDTMYEELLAFRKKTKKPVIAYFQDVSASGAYYLSCAADEIVAQRTSVTGSIGVIMQMMDVSGTMGKIGIVTDAITSGAFKDAGSPLRKMKPEERKVFQDLVDGFYNQFVDIVAAGRPKLSRDQIVKLADGRVYNAPQALEAGLIDRIGTLDDALTAAKTRANIKRANVVVYHRPLDWTPNIYARGGPESPANVNVFNLQLPSLFTGGPRFMYIWRVEG, encoded by the coding sequence ATGTTTCAGCGATTGCATCGCCTGTTGAATCAGGGTTTGTTCGGGATCGTGATGGGTGTCGCCGCCGGCTGCGCGCCGACGGGCAGCTTCAAGGTGACGGCGCTGCCCGCCGACCTGTCGCTCAAGGAGCGCATGGTCATCACCGAGTCGGTCTGGGAATCCAACCGCATCGCACTGATCGAGGTCTCCGGCATTCTGATGAACAGCCATCAGATGGGTTTATTCTCCGAGGGCGAGCATCCTGTTTCGCTGCTGGTCGAGAAGCTTCAGGCCGCGGCGAAGGACGACCGCGTGAAAGCCGTCGTCCTGCGCATCAACTCCCCCGGCGGCAGCGTGACGGCGAGCGACACGATGTACGAAGAACTCCTCGCGTTTCGGAAAAAGACGAAGAAGCCGGTGATCGCTTATTTTCAGGATGTCTCCGCAAGCGGCGCATATTATCTTTCCTGTGCCGCTGACGAGATCGTCGCACAGCGAACAAGCGTGACCGGCTCGATCGGTGTCATCATGCAGATGATGGATGTCTCGGGCACGATGGGAAAGATCGGCATCGTGACGGACGCGATCACCTCGGGCGCGTTCAAGGACGCCGGCTCGCCGCTTCGAAAGATGAAGCCCGAAGAGCGCAAGGTGTTTCAGGACCTGGTCGACGGCTTCTATAATCAATTTGTCGATATTGTCGCCGCCGGCCGGCCCAAGCTGTCGCGCGATCAGATCGTGAAACTGGCGGACGGCCGGGTATACAACGCCCCGCAGGCCTTGGAGGCGGGCCTGATTGATCGAATCGGGACGCTGGACGATGCCCTGACCGCCGCGAAGACCCGTGCCAACATAAAGCGTGCAAACGTCGTGGTTTACCACCGCCCGTTGGATTGGACGCCGAATATCTACGCCCGCGGAGGACCGGAAAGCCCGGCAAATGTTAACGTTTTCAATCTTCAACTGCCTTCGCTCTTTACAGGAGGCCCCCGTTTCATGTATATTTGGCGTGTGGAAGGGTAG
- the nfuA gene encoding Fe/S biogenesis protein NfuA, producing MPAAPKSLVAPDKAAPESSALRDQVADIIHQLRPAVQSDGGDIELVDITPEGVVRVRLHGACIGCPSAAMTLKMGVEASLKKHLPQVREVVCV from the coding sequence ATGCCTGCCGCCCCCAAATCTCTGGTCGCACCGGACAAGGCCGCGCCCGAATCGTCGGCCCTGCGCGATCAGGTTGCAGACATCATTCATCAGCTTCGGCCGGCTGTTCAAAGCGACGGCGGCGACATCGAGCTGGTAGACATCACGCCGGAAGGCGTGGTCCGCGTACGATTGCACGGCGCCTGCATCGGCTGCCCCTCGGCGGCCATGACGCTCAAGATGGGCGTCGAGGCTTCATTGAAGAAGCACCTGCCGCAGGTTCGCGAAGTGGTCTGCGTCTAG
- the ileS gene encoding Isoleucine--tRNA ligase — protein MFNEVPSQLDFPAMEKRILAYWQADNVYQRSLDARQGCKPFVFFEGPPTANGLPHPGHCLTRAIKDLFPRYKTMTGHLCTRKGGWDTHGLPVEVEVCKELGIHTKEEIEAYGVEAFNRKCLESVFRYTREWEEMTRRLGFWVNLEEAYVTYHQSYVESVWWSLKSLFDAGLLYQGHKIVWWWAQGGTALSSGEVGQGYREVDDPSVFVRFPLVEDQRFHQALAALDNEPRASARAADQAGVNDSLVDSAPRGLKPAARYSLLVWTTTPWTLPSNMFAAVHKDFDYAVVHDSETGERLIFAAALVEQIAKKVKKTDAWKIERTVKGADLLGLSYRPPFDLYRKSAAKKHVAHASATDILGDYKPELAAGGADYACWRVLHADFVTLESGTGLVHEAPAFGEVDFDLMNQERKRFTNPASIPLLCAVAPNGTFTDEGPEYCRGRWVKECDKDICRDLKERGLLLHQEQYRHDYPFCWRADEDPLIQYPRRSWFIRTTQFRDAMLANNEKINWLPEHIKEGRFGNFLRDNVDWSLSRERYWGTPLPIWVCESCGHMEAVDSYESLSAKSGVAGLDVWEKAKAAEPSLSDHLKIHKPYIDAVTFACPKCAHDRQAARAEARGSLGNDASARMKRVPEVIDCWYDSGAMPFAQWGWPHKNHEMFLSQFPADFISEALDQTRGWFYSLTAISVMLFSSAHMKSQMERNIIDAKAKGVPDERLKMMQDMIAQWEKILAEPRGRDVKSVSMAKGLDGSINSVNMTAPYPLPFRNCIVLGLLMGEDGLKMSKSKKNYKEPTYIFDHEGADAMRWLFFSGQTPWTSIRFQESAIAEGQREFLIRLYNCYSFFVIYANIDRWTPNEPRASARAATSTGAPSGEFRSELDRWILSELAQCSVRVFDAMEAYDNFTAARTLSAFVDALSNWYIRRSRDRYWKSAMDADKHSAYATLYECLVTVSKLIAPFTPFIAEEMYQNLVVQGAKDPGAARAEARGPLLPSSVHLCDYPVTDETREAARARIDVALNEEIELVRQLVSCGRAARAASKLRVRQPLATMELFHRRADVVRKYEAVICDELNVKRIEFKDSAAIAEYVTYELKPDFRKIGPKHGSLAPKIKAALAAQKDVDALVRQLEQGGACRISVAGQDVELTSEEMLVELHAKEGFAAERVPGCGILVLDTHLTPALLDEGMARDLVNQIQQVRKNLNLRYEQHIDLAILGDADIQRVLKAHGDTIRGETLADSLRDAPLHDVEPARVEVDGHAVEIYVHHL, from the coding sequence ATGTTCAACGAAGTCCCCAGTCAACTCGACTTCCCCGCGATGGAGAAGCGCATCCTCGCCTACTGGCAGGCCGACAACGTCTACCAGCGGTCGCTCGACGCGCGACAGGGTTGCAAGCCGTTTGTCTTCTTCGAAGGCCCGCCGACGGCCAACGGCCTGCCGCACCCCGGCCACTGCCTCACCCGCGCCATCAAGGATCTGTTTCCTCGATACAAGACCATGACGGGCCACCTCTGCACGCGCAAGGGCGGCTGGGACACGCACGGCCTGCCGGTCGAAGTCGAGGTTTGCAAAGAGCTTGGCATTCATACAAAAGAAGAGATCGAGGCCTACGGCGTCGAGGCGTTCAACCGCAAGTGCCTCGAAAGCGTCTTTCGCTACACGCGCGAATGGGAGGAAATGACCCGGCGACTGGGCTTCTGGGTCAACCTCGAAGAGGCCTACGTCACGTATCACCAGTCGTACGTGGAAAGCGTCTGGTGGTCGCTCAAGAGTCTGTTCGACGCCGGGCTGCTCTACCAGGGGCACAAGATCGTCTGGTGGTGGGCGCAGGGCGGCACCGCGCTGTCATCCGGCGAGGTGGGCCAGGGTTATCGCGAGGTGGACGACCCCAGCGTGTTCGTGCGTTTTCCGCTCGTGGAGGATCAGCGGTTCCACCAAGCGCTCGCCGCTTTGGACAACGAGCCGCGGGCTTCAGCCCGCGCGGCCGACCAAGCAGGAGTGAACGATTCCCTCGTGGATTCAGCGCCGCGCGGGCTGAAGCCCGCGGCTCGTTATTCGCTCCTCGTCTGGACGACGACGCCGTGGACCCTGCCGAGCAACATGTTCGCGGCGGTGCACAAGGATTTCGACTACGCCGTCGTGCACGACAGCGAGACCGGCGAGCGGCTGATCTTCGCCGCGGCGCTGGTCGAGCAAATCGCCAAGAAGGTGAAGAAGACCGACGCGTGGAAGATCGAGCGGACGGTGAAGGGAGCTGACCTGCTGGGGTTGAGCTATCGCCCGCCGTTTGACTTGTACCGCAAGAGCGCGGCGAAGAAGCACGTCGCTCACGCGAGCGCGACGGACATCCTCGGCGATTACAAGCCGGAACTCGCCGCCGGCGGCGCGGACTACGCCTGCTGGCGCGTGCTGCATGCCGATTTTGTGACGCTCGAATCAGGCACGGGCCTCGTCCACGAAGCGCCGGCGTTCGGCGAAGTGGACTTCGACCTGATGAATCAGGAGCGCAAGCGTTTCACGAATCCCGCGAGCATCCCGCTGCTCTGCGCCGTCGCTCCGAACGGCACGTTCACCGACGAAGGCCCCGAGTATTGCCGCGGCCGCTGGGTGAAGGAGTGCGACAAGGACATCTGTCGCGATCTGAAGGAGCGCGGCTTGCTGTTGCACCAGGAGCAGTACCGCCACGACTACCCGTTTTGCTGGCGGGCCGATGAAGACCCGCTCATTCAATACCCGCGCAGGAGCTGGTTCATCCGCACGACGCAGTTTCGCGATGCGATGCTCGCCAACAATGAGAAGATCAACTGGCTGCCCGAACACATCAAGGAGGGGCGATTCGGCAACTTTTTGCGCGACAACGTCGACTGGTCCCTCTCGCGCGAGCGCTACTGGGGCACGCCGCTGCCGATCTGGGTCTGCGAATCGTGCGGCCACATGGAAGCCGTCGATTCGTACGAATCGCTGTCCGCGAAATCGGGCGTGGCGGGTTTGGATGTGTGGGAGAAGGCGAAGGCCGCCGAGCCGTCGCTCTCGGATCATCTAAAAATCCACAAGCCGTACATCGACGCGGTGACGTTTGCATGTCCGAAGTGCGCGCACGATCGACAGGCCGCGCGGGCTGAAGCCCGCGGCTCGCTGGGGAATGATGCGTCAGCGAGGATGAAGCGCGTTCCGGAGGTGATTGACTGCTGGTACGACAGCGGAGCGATGCCGTTTGCGCAGTGGGGCTGGCCGCACAAGAATCATGAAATGTTCCTAAGTCAATTTCCCGCTGATTTTATTAGTGAGGCACTCGATCAGACGCGCGGTTGGTTTTATTCGCTAACAGCTATTAGCGTGATGCTTTTCAGCTCTGCTCATATGAAGTCTCAGATGGAGCGCAACATCATCGACGCGAAGGCAAAGGGTGTGCCCGATGAACGTCTCAAGATGATGCAGGACATGATAGCGCAATGGGAGAAAATCCTTGCTGAGCCTCGCGGACGAGATGTCAAATCCGTATCAATGGCCAAAGGGCTTGATGGATCAATCAACAGTGTCAACATGACTGCGCCTTATCCCTTGCCATTCCGCAATTGCATCGTCCTCGGACTGCTCATGGGCGAAGACGGCCTGAAGATGTCCAAGAGCAAGAAGAACTACAAGGAGCCGACGTACATCTTCGATCACGAAGGCGCCGACGCGATGCGCTGGCTGTTCTTCAGCGGTCAGACGCCGTGGACGAGCATCCGCTTTCAGGAGAGCGCCATCGCCGAGGGCCAGCGCGAGTTTCTTATTCGCCTGTACAACTGCTACAGCTTTTTCGTGATCTACGCGAACATCGACCGGTGGACACCCAACGAGCCGCGGGCTTCAGCCCGCGCGGCGACGTCGACGGGAGCGCCGTCCGGCGAATTCCGATCCGAACTCGACCGCTGGATCTTGAGCGAGCTGGCGCAGTGCAGCGTGCGTGTCTTCGATGCGATGGAGGCATACGACAACTTCACGGCAGCGCGGACGTTGAGCGCCTTTGTCGATGCGCTGTCAAACTGGTACATCCGCCGCAGCCGAGACCGCTACTGGAAATCGGCGATGGATGCCGACAAGCACAGCGCCTACGCGACGCTGTACGAATGCCTCGTGACGGTGTCGAAACTGATCGCGCCGTTCACGCCGTTCATCGCCGAGGAGATGTATCAAAACCTGGTGGTTCAAGGCGCGAAAGATCCTGGCGCCGCTCGTGCTGAAGCCCGCGGCCCGTTGCTGCCGTCGAGCGTACACCTGTGCGATTATCCCGTCACCGACGAGACGCGCGAGGCAGCGCGCGCGCGGATCGACGTTGCGCTCAACGAGGAAATCGAACTCGTTCGGCAACTCGTGTCCTGCGGCCGCGCGGCGCGGGCGGCTTCGAAGCTGCGCGTGCGGCAGCCGCTGGCGACGATGGAACTGTTCCACCGGCGGGCGGATGTGGTGCGCAAGTACGAAGCCGTCATCTGCGACGAGTTGAACGTCAAGCGAATTGAGTTCAAGGACTCGGCCGCCATCGCGGAGTACGTGACGTACGAATTGAAGCCCGACTTCCGCAAGATCGGCCCCAAGCACGGGTCGCTCGCGCCGAAGATCAAGGCGGCCCTGGCGGCGCAGAAGGACGTGGATGCCCTCGTTCGGCAGTTGGAGCAGGGGGGCGCGTGCAGGATCAGCGTCGCCGGGCAGGATGTGGAGCTGACTTCCGAGGAGATGCTCGTCGAGCTGCACGCAAAGGAAGGCTTCGCCGCGGAGCGGGTGCCGGGCTGCGGCATCCTCGTGCTCGATACGCACCTGACGCCGGCATTGCTGGATGAGGGCATGGCCCGCGACCTGGTGAACCAGATTCAACAGGTGCGGAAGAACCTCAATCTCCGTTACGAGCAGCACATCGACCTTGCAATCCTCGGTGACGCGGACATCCAGCGTGTGCTGAAGGCGCATGGCGACACGATCCGCGGCGAAACGCTGGCGGATTCGCTGCGTGATGCGCCGCTGCACGACGTGGAGCCTGCGCGCGTGGAGGTCGATGGGCACGCCGTGGAAATCTACGTGCATCATCTGTGA
- the norM gene encoding Multidrug resistance protein NorM encodes MSNQSVPLPTAEQPNHVGLRADMRALIILALPIIGTKVSHFALGLTDFIVVSRLGTEATAAISPSTFFLFIILCLGMGLSNAVQTFAAQSLGRGRPAEGAAYAWQTFYIGAAFTALVPLINSALPAFWATVGHAPAVQEMEIAYCRIVMWSIGPAILCTGLESFFNGVHHPKVAMHSVLVAVVLNIFADIGLVFGKFGLPRMGIEGAAWATLISWLVRAVMLTAIFLSREYHRQFASRAGWRFDLSRQRGILNIGAPASIQWTLDVASWFVFLAWLMAGFDTATLAATNIAIQYMHVSFMPAIGVGIAVSTLVGNAIGEKQPELALRRVRACMWITGVYMGVVGIGFWVFNDSLMRILSSDAAVIAVGAGILIWAAVFQVFDAACITYTCALRGAGDAKWPAVVVILNCWILFIGGGWLATKLLPGWLHHGPWMTCTLYIIFLGVLMYGRWQGGKWRKIDIFAHQRESDSEITEPKELQSEPRASARAADQADVNDSPANPSPRGLKPAAH; translated from the coding sequence ATGAGTAATCAGTCCGTGCCGCTGCCGACCGCCGAGCAACCCAACCACGTGGGCCTCCGTGCCGACATGCGCGCCTTGATCATTCTCGCGCTGCCGATCATCGGCACCAAGGTCTCCCACTTCGCGCTGGGCCTGACCGACTTCATCGTTGTCTCGCGCCTCGGCACCGAAGCCACCGCCGCGATCAGCCCCAGCACGTTTTTCCTGTTCATCATCCTCTGCCTCGGCATGGGCCTGTCCAACGCCGTGCAGACGTTCGCCGCGCAGTCGCTCGGTCGCGGCCGGCCCGCCGAAGGCGCCGCGTACGCGTGGCAGACGTTTTACATCGGCGCGGCGTTCACCGCCCTGGTGCCGTTGATCAACTCGGCCCTGCCCGCGTTCTGGGCGACGGTCGGGCACGCGCCCGCCGTGCAGGAGATGGAAATTGCCTATTGTCGCATTGTGATGTGGTCGATCGGCCCGGCCATCCTCTGTACCGGACTGGAATCGTTCTTCAACGGCGTGCACCATCCGAAAGTGGCCATGCATTCGGTGCTCGTGGCCGTCGTGCTGAACATCTTTGCCGACATCGGCCTGGTCTTCGGAAAGTTCGGCCTGCCGCGGATGGGGATCGAGGGCGCGGCCTGGGCCACGCTGATCTCGTGGCTCGTGCGCGCCGTGATGCTCACGGCGATCTTCCTGTCGCGCGAGTACCACCGGCAGTTCGCCTCGCGCGCGGGGTGGCGATTCGACCTGTCGCGCCAGCGCGGCATCCTGAACATCGGCGCGCCGGCCAGCATCCAGTGGACCCTCGACGTCGCATCGTGGTTTGTGTTCCTCGCCTGGCTCATGGCAGGGTTTGACACCGCCACCCTCGCGGCGACCAACATCGCCATCCAGTACATGCACGTTTCATTCATGCCTGCCATCGGCGTGGGCATTGCCGTCAGCACGCTCGTGGGCAACGCGATCGGCGAGAAGCAGCCGGAGCTGGCCTTGCGCCGGGTCCGCGCGTGCATGTGGATCACGGGTGTGTACATGGGCGTCGTGGGCATCGGTTTCTGGGTGTTCAACGATTCGCTGATGCGGATTCTCTCGTCCGATGCTGCGGTGATTGCCGTCGGCGCGGGAATCCTCATCTGGGCGGCCGTATTTCAGGTCTTCGACGCGGCGTGCATCACCTACACCTGCGCCCTGCGCGGCGCGGGCGACGCGAAGTGGCCGGCCGTCGTGGTCATTCTCAATTGCTGGATCCTGTTCATCGGCGGCGGCTGGCTCGCGACGAAGCTGCTGCCCGGTTGGCTGCATCACGGCCCGTGGATGACCTGCACGCTTTACATTATCTTCCTCGGCGTGCTGATGTACGGTCGCTGGCAGGGCGGAAAATGGCGGAAGATCGACATTTTCGCGCACCAGCGCGAGAGTGATTCAGAAATCACCGAGCCGAAGGAACTCCAAAGCGAGCCGCGAGCTTCAGCTCGCGCGGCCGATCAAGCGGACGTGAACGACTCTCCTGCGAACCCATCGCCGCGCGGACTGAAGCCCGCGGCCCATTGA
- a CDS encoding DNA polymerase III subunit delta, producing the protein MATRKPTPAPLAADASKGPLPVYVIFGADSFLRLEALQRILREVLGDEPDAMALAEYEGPSTTITTVLDELRTPSLLAPRRVVLVRDADDLLKSDPEAKITNRELMEKYLGAPTPTGILILVCRSWAKTTRLYKLVDKIGRNFACDPPKPQEIPTWLVARARSTYGVSLDSAASRRLAELVGSRLGILDMELAKLATFVAPRTAIAQSDVEQMVGATREEVIFRITDAVTRGDAPAALAIWDQVLATDRSAPYRAVGGLAYAFRRLAEAKNLVEQGVPAMEAARRLRIWGDYGLERQLARFPLAQWYDHLLKLLKIDLDAKTGLGDVQTNVEKLVIGLSRPTRPAARA; encoded by the coding sequence GTGGCCACGCGAAAACCCACCCCCGCGCCGCTCGCCGCTGACGCGTCGAAAGGCCCGCTGCCGGTGTATGTCATCTTCGGGGCGGATTCATTCCTCCGACTCGAAGCGCTGCAGCGCATCCTGCGCGAGGTGCTCGGCGACGAGCCCGACGCGATGGCCCTCGCGGAGTATGAGGGGCCGTCGACCACGATCACCACCGTGCTGGACGAGCTGCGCACGCCGTCGCTGCTCGCACCGCGTCGCGTCGTCCTCGTGCGCGATGCGGATGATCTGCTCAAAAGCGACCCCGAGGCGAAGATCACCAACCGCGAGTTAATGGAAAAGTACCTCGGCGCGCCGACGCCCACGGGCATTCTTATTCTCGTCTGCCGCTCGTGGGCGAAGACCACGCGCCTGTACAAACTCGTCGACAAGATCGGGCGCAACTTTGCCTGCGACCCGCCCAAGCCGCAAGAGATCCCCACGTGGCTCGTCGCACGGGCCAGGTCCACCTACGGCGTCTCGCTCGATTCCGCCGCTTCGCGCCGGCTCGCCGAATTGGTCGGCTCCCGGCTGGGCATCCTCGATATGGAGCTGGCCAAGCTGGCGACATTTGTCGCACCGCGCACCGCGATTGCGCAATCGGACGTCGAGCAGATGGTCGGCGCGACGCGAGAAGAAGTCATCTTCCGAATCACCGATGCCGTCACGCGCGGCGACGCCCCGGCGGCCCTGGCCATCTGGGATCAGGTTCTCGCCACCGACCGCAGCGCGCCCTACCGGGCGGTCGGCGGGCTGGCTTACGCATTCCGGCGACTGGCCGAAGCGAAGAATCTCGTGGAGCAGGGCGTCCCCGCGATGGAAGCGGCCCGGCGACTGCGAATCTGGGGCGATTACGGCCTTGAACGGCAGCTGGCCCGATTTCCTCTCGCCCAATGGTACGATCATCTGTTAAAGTTGCTGAAAATCGACCTCGACGCCAAGACCGGTCTTGGCGACGTGCAGACGAATGTTGAGAAACTGGTCATCGGTTTGAGCCGGCCCACCCGGCCGGCCGCGCGAGCCTGA
- a CDS encoding cellulose synthase subunit BcsC — MRVACPIRHPSAKFIHMLIARFAISAISILSLGGTITIASPAPNRPASIESHEAPRTEQADRTSESQGSEVQPDTAPASPIVKSRTVRVGFQTMEGQAAPNSAELWFTADHGRTWTKAHDATLESGAVRCALPGDGEYGLFLVLHNDAGPSSDAPKPGIAPQTFIRVDATSPEVQLLSLAADPDFPVNREVHLRWRAADAALADRPVAIDWRTEASKTYRRIADGLPDISAYRWTVPGEVSGRVEIRLTARDRAGNVGQYVSDRLLITADGARVRGAEESAAGRDLADSRAAVEGIGVKNPLLAPAEPIPAERLTPAGEPDAGATRVDVKTSRDAKKRFDLGTYHRLRGEYDLAVVRLREALKLDPNMVDAWHDLGGILILQGRQEDAERAFKTALAKAPQHVPSLRGLALVQARRGDYNSARKTLDDVLAASPDDVEGLLASGDVALFSGDRESAREAWTRAAAHAASDPDARRRAEKRLELYPPRPAVAAP, encoded by the coding sequence TTGCGCGTCGCCTGCCCGATCCGTCACCCAAGTGCGAAGTTCATTCACATGCTGATTGCCCGGTTTGCCATTTCTGCCATTTCCATCCTGTCGCTCGGTGGAACGATCACAATCGCAAGCCCCGCTCCCAATCGCCCGGCAAGCATCGAGTCGCACGAAGCGCCGCGGACCGAGCAAGCGGATCGCACCAGCGAGTCGCAGGGGTCGGAGGTTCAACCAGATACCGCACCCGCATCGCCCATCGTCAAATCCCGAACCGTTCGCGTCGGTTTTCAGACAATGGAAGGCCAGGCGGCGCCCAACTCCGCCGAGTTGTGGTTCACCGCGGATCACGGACGCACATGGACCAAGGCGCACGATGCGACCCTTGAGTCGGGCGCGGTTCGATGCGCCCTCCCCGGCGACGGCGAATACGGCTTGTTCCTGGTGCTTCACAACGACGCAGGGCCGTCCTCCGATGCGCCGAAGCCGGGCATCGCGCCGCAGACCTTCATCCGCGTCGATGCAACGTCGCCGGAAGTGCAGCTCTTGAGCCTCGCGGCCGATCCGGATTTCCCCGTGAATCGCGAAGTGCACCTTCGCTGGCGAGCGGCCGACGCGGCACTGGCCGACCGCCCCGTCGCGATCGACTGGAGGACAGAAGCCTCCAAGACCTATCGCCGAATCGCCGACGGGCTCCCCGACATTAGCGCGTACCGCTGGACCGTGCCCGGCGAAGTGAGCGGCCGCGTGGAGATTCGCCTGACGGCGCGCGATCGCGCGGGCAACGTCGGTCAATACGTTTCCGACCGGCTGCTCATCACCGCCGACGGCGCGCGGGTTCGCGGTGCGGAGGAGTCCGCCGCCGGGCGCGACTTGGCGGATTCGCGTGCAGCCGTTGAAGGAATCGGCGTCAAGAATCCACTGCTTGCACCAGCGGAGCCGATCCCCGCCGAGCGCCTCACGCCTGCCGGTGAACCGGACGCCGGCGCGACACGTGTCGATGTGAAGACCAGTCGCGACGCGAAGAAGCGATTCGATCTGGGAACTTACCACCGGCTTCGCGGGGAGTACGACCTTGCCGTCGTGCGGCTGCGCGAAGCGTTGAAACTCGACCCGAACATGGTCGACGCATGGCACGACCTGGGCGGGATTCTCATTCTCCAGGGGCGGCAGGAGGATGCGGAGCGCGCCTTCAAGACGGCCCTGGCCAAGGCGCCGCAACATGTGCCGTCGCTTCGCGGGCTGGCACTTGTTCAGGCGCGACGCGGCGATTACAACTCTGCTCGAAAGACGCTCGACGACGTGCTCGCCGCATCCCCCGACGACGTGGAAGGATTGCTCGCTTCGGGAGATGTCGCCCTGTTCAGCGGCGACCGTGAATCGGCTCGCGAGGCGTGGACTCGCGCGGCGGCCCATGCGGCGTCCGACCCCGACGCTCGCCGGCGAGCCGAAAAGCGGCTGGAACTGTATCCGCCGCGCCCGGCCGTCGCGGCGCCCTGA